One stretch of Streptomyces sp. NBC_01142 DNA includes these proteins:
- a CDS encoding IclR family transcriptional regulator → MAKNIQSLERAAAMLRLLAGGERRLGLSDIASSLELAKGTAHGILRTLQAEGFVEQDPASGRYQLGAELLRLGNSYLDVHELRARALVWTDDLARSSGESVHLGVLHQQGVLVIHHVFRPDDSRQVLEVGAMHPLHSTALGKVLSAYDPVAHTQVTEIERTEFTPRTVTGLEAFEAVLDHTRARGWAADVEETWEGVASVAAPIHDRRRMPVGAVAITGAVERVCDREELRSELIAAVRDCARAVSRDLGAGRF, encoded by the coding sequence ATGGCGAAAAACATCCAGTCGCTCGAGCGGGCAGCAGCGATGCTGCGACTGCTCGCGGGCGGAGAGCGCCGTCTGGGCCTGTCCGACATCGCGTCCTCACTGGAGCTGGCCAAGGGCACGGCCCACGGCATCCTGCGCACGCTCCAGGCAGAGGGCTTCGTCGAGCAGGATCCGGCATCAGGCCGCTACCAGCTGGGCGCCGAGCTGTTGCGGCTCGGAAACAGCTATCTGGACGTGCACGAGCTGCGCGCCCGCGCCCTTGTCTGGACGGACGATCTGGCCCGCTCCAGCGGTGAGAGCGTGCACCTCGGGGTGCTGCACCAGCAGGGCGTACTCGTCATCCACCACGTCTTCCGCCCCGACGACAGCCGTCAGGTCCTGGAGGTGGGAGCCATGCACCCACTGCACTCCACCGCCCTGGGCAAGGTGCTGTCCGCGTACGACCCGGTGGCACACACCCAAGTGACCGAGATCGAGCGCACGGAGTTCACGCCCCGGACCGTCACCGGCCTGGAGGCATTCGAGGCGGTGCTCGACCACACCCGCGCGCGCGGGTGGGCAGCCGACGTGGAGGAGACCTGGGAGGGTGTCGCCTCGGTGGCCGCGCCCATCCACGACCGGCGGCGGATGCCGGTCGGCGCCGTCGCCATCACCGGTGCGGTGGAGCGGGTCTGCGACCGGGAAGAGCTGCGTTCCGAGCTGATCGCGGCGGTACGGGACTGCGCCCGCGCCGTCTCCAGGGATCTCGGCGCCGGACGCTTCTGA
- a CDS encoding MIP/aquaporin family protein yields the protein MSSSDIFIGEIIGTAVLILLGGGVVAAVVLKRSKAQNAGWLAITFGWGFAVMTAVYMTGTLSGAHLNPAVTVGIAIKDGDWSNVPVYFAGQLLGAAIGAALVWIAYYGQFQAHLTDPEIISAAPHEEGMVSEPSAPKAGPVLGVFSTGPEVRNVAQNLATEIIGTVVLVLAVLTQGLNNSGKGLGPIGALITAFVVVGIGLSLGGPTGYAINPARDLGPRIVHALLPLPNKGGSDWGYAWIPVVGPLIGGALAAGIYNLAFA from the coding sequence GTGTCCAGCTCCGACATCTTCATCGGCGAGATCATTGGTACCGCCGTACTCATCCTGCTCGGCGGTGGCGTCGTCGCCGCCGTCGTACTCAAGCGCTCGAAGGCGCAGAACGCCGGCTGGCTGGCAATCACCTTCGGGTGGGGCTTCGCGGTCATGACCGCGGTCTACATGACGGGCACGCTGTCCGGAGCCCACCTCAACCCGGCGGTCACCGTCGGTATCGCGATCAAGGACGGGGACTGGAGCAACGTTCCGGTCTACTTCGCCGGACAGCTGCTGGGCGCCGCGATCGGCGCCGCCCTGGTCTGGATCGCGTACTACGGACAGTTCCAGGCCCACCTCACGGACCCGGAGATCATCTCCGCGGCGCCGCACGAGGAAGGCATGGTCAGCGAGCCGTCCGCTCCGAAGGCCGGTCCGGTGCTCGGTGTCTTCTCCACCGGTCCGGAGGTCCGCAATGTGGCACAGAACCTCGCCACCGAGATCATCGGCACCGTTGTGCTCGTGCTCGCGGTCCTGACACAGGGCCTCAACAACAGCGGCAAGGGTCTCGGCCCCATCGGCGCGCTGATCACCGCGTTCGTCGTCGTCGGTATCGGCCTCTCGCTCGGCGGCCCGACCGGTTACGCGATCAACCCGGCCCGTGACCTCGGCCCGCGCATCGTGCACGCCCTGCTGCCGCTGCCCAACAAGGGCGGCTCGGACTGGGGCTACGCCTGGATACCCGTCGTCGGTCCGCTGATAGGCGGCGCCCTCGCAGCGGGTATCTACAACCTCGCGTTCGCCTGA
- the metH gene encoding methionine synthase, with translation MAPSPNPSADSRTRIDALREALATRVVVADGAMGTMLQAQDPSLEDFENLEGCNEILNVTRPDIVRSVHAAYFAVGVDCVETNTFGTNFAALAEYDIPERVFELSESGARIAREVADEFTLSSGRQRWVLGSMGPGTKLPTLGHAPYVTLRDAYQQNAEGMIVGGADALLVETTQDLLQTKAAVLGARRALDVMGVSLPLICSVTVETTGTMLLGSEIGAALTALEPLGIDMIGLNCATGPAEMSEHLRYLARHSRVPLSCMPNAGLPVLGRDGAHYPLSAGELADAQETFVREYGLSLVGGCCGTTPEHLRQVVERVRGVVPTVRDPRPEPGAASLYQSVPFRQDTAYMAIGERTNANGSRKFREAMLEGRWDDCVEMARDQIREGAHMLDLCVDYVGRDGVADMEELAGRFATASTLPVVLDSTELPVLRAGLEKLGGRAVINSVNYEDGDGPESRFARVTALAREHGAALIALTIDEEGQARTVEHKVAVAERLIEDLTGNWGVHESDILIDCLTFTICTGQEESRKDGIATIEAIGELKRRHPDVQTTLGLSNISFGLNPAARVVLNSVFLDECVKAGLDSAIVHASKILPIARLEEEQVKVASDLIYDRRAEGYDPLQKLMELFEGVNMKSMKAGKAEELMALPLEERLKRRIIDGEKNGLEADLEEALQSRPALAIVNDTLLEGMKVVGELFGSGQMQLPFVLQSAEVMKNAVAFLEPHMEKSDAEGKGTIVLATVRGDVHDIGKNLVDIILSNNGYNVVNLGIKQPVSAILEAAEEHRADVIGMSGLLVKSTVIMKENLQELNQRKMAADYPVILGGAALTRAYVEQDLHEIYEGEVRYARDAFEGLRLMDALIAVKRGVPGAVLPELKQRRVARRDAPLLQVSEPDGGGRSDVAVDNPVPLPPFWGTRVIKGIQLKEYASWLDEGALFKGQWGLKQARAGGPSYEDLVESEGRPRLRGLLDQLHTGNMLEAAVVYGYFPCVSKGEDLILLNDDGSERTRFSFPRQRRGRRLCLADYFRPEESGERDVVGLQVVTVGSKIGEATAELFEADAYRDYLELHGLSVQLAEALAEYWHARVRSELGFAGEDPADVEDMFALKYRGARFSLGYGACPDLEDRAKIADLLQPERIGVQLSEEFQLHPEQSTDAIVIHHPEAKYFNAR, from the coding sequence ATGGCCCCGTCGCCGAACCCTTCCGCTGACAGCCGGACCCGTATCGACGCTCTTCGTGAGGCGCTTGCCACTCGTGTGGTGGTGGCTGATGGTGCGATGGGCACGATGCTTCAGGCGCAGGATCCGTCGTTGGAGGATTTCGAGAATCTTGAGGGTTGTAACGAGATTCTGAATGTGACGCGTCCGGACATTGTGCGGTCGGTGCATGCGGCGTATTTCGCTGTGGGTGTGGACTGTGTGGAGACGAACACGTTCGGTACGAACTTTGCGGCGTTGGCGGAGTACGACATTCCTGAGCGGGTGTTCGAGCTGTCGGAGTCGGGGGCGCGGATTGCGCGTGAGGTGGCGGATGAGTTCACCCTTTCGTCGGGGCGGCAGCGGTGGGTGCTGGGTTCGATGGGGCCGGGGACGAAGCTGCCGACGTTGGGGCATGCGCCGTATGTGACGTTGCGGGATGCGTATCAGCAGAATGCTGAGGGCATGATCGTTGGTGGTGCGGATGCGTTGCTGGTGGAGACGACGCAGGATCTGTTGCAGACGAAGGCGGCGGTGCTGGGTGCCCGCCGGGCGTTGGATGTGATGGGTGTGAGTCTGCCGTTGATCTGTTCGGTGACGGTGGAGACGACGGGGACGATGCTGCTTGGTTCGGAGATCGGTGCGGCGTTGACGGCGTTGGAGCCGTTGGGGATCGACATGATCGGTCTGAACTGTGCGACGGGTCCGGCGGAGATGAGTGAGCATCTGCGGTATCTGGCGCGGCATTCGCGTGTGCCGTTGTCGTGTATGCCCAATGCGGGGCTGCCGGTGCTGGGTCGTGATGGTGCGCATTATCCGTTGTCGGCGGGTGAGCTGGCGGATGCGCAGGAGACGTTTGTGCGGGAGTACGGGCTGTCGTTGGTGGGGGGGTGCTGCGGTACGACGCCGGAGCATTTGCGGCAGGTGGTGGAGCGGGTGCGTGGTGTGGTGCCCACGGTGCGGGATCCGCGTCCGGAGCCGGGTGCTGCGTCGTTGTATCAGAGTGTGCCGTTCCGTCAGGACACGGCGTATATGGCGATCGGTGAGCGGACCAACGCCAATGGCAGCAGGAAGTTCCGGGAGGCGATGCTTGAGGGCCGCTGGGACGATTGTGTGGAGATGGCGCGGGATCAGATCCGTGAGGGTGCGCACATGCTGGATCTGTGTGTGGACTATGTCGGCCGTGATGGTGTGGCGGACATGGAGGAGCTGGCGGGCCGGTTCGCGACTGCTTCGACGTTGCCGGTTGTGCTGGATTCGACGGAACTGCCGGTGTTGCGGGCGGGGTTGGAGAAGCTGGGCGGGCGTGCGGTCATCAACTCGGTCAATTATGAGGACGGGGACGGGCCGGAGTCGCGGTTTGCGAGGGTGACGGCTCTGGCGCGGGAGCATGGTGCGGCGCTGATCGCGCTGACCATTGATGAGGAGGGCCAGGCCCGCACGGTCGAGCACAAGGTTGCTGTCGCGGAGCGGCTGATTGAGGATCTGACGGGTAACTGGGGTGTGCATGAGTCGGACATTCTGATCGACTGTCTGACGTTCACGATCTGCACGGGTCAGGAGGAGTCCCGTAAGGACGGTATCGCCACGATCGAGGCGATCGGTGAGCTGAAGCGGCGTCATCCTGATGTGCAGACCACGCTGGGTCTGTCGAATATTTCCTTCGGTCTGAATCCGGCTGCGCGTGTGGTGCTGAACTCGGTGTTCCTGGATGAGTGTGTGAAGGCCGGTCTGGATTCCGCGATCGTGCATGCGTCCAAGATTTTGCCGATTGCGCGGCTGGAGGAGGAGCAGGTCAAGGTCGCCTCCGATCTGATCTACGACCGCCGTGCGGAGGGTTATGACCCCTTGCAGAAGCTCATGGAGCTTTTCGAGGGCGTCAACATGAAGTCGATGAAGGCGGGCAAGGCCGAGGAGCTGATGGCGCTGCCGCTGGAGGAGCGTCTCAAGCGGCGGATCATCGATGGTGAGAAGAACGGTCTGGAGGCGGATCTGGAGGAGGCCCTGCAGTCGAGGCCGGCGCTGGCCATCGTGAACGACACCCTGCTGGAGGGGATGAAGGTTGTCGGTGAGCTGTTCGGCTCCGGTCAGATGCAGCTGCCGTTCGTTCTTCAGTCGGCGGAGGTGATGAAGAACGCGGTGGCTTTCCTGGAGCCGCACATGGAGAAGTCCGACGCGGAGGGCAAGGGCACGATCGTGCTGGCCACGGTCCGCGGGGATGTCCATGACATCGGGAAGAACCTCGTCGACATCATTCTGTCCAACAACGGCTACAACGTCGTCAACCTCGGTATCAAGCAGCCGGTCTCCGCGATCTTGGAGGCGGCCGAGGAACACCGTGCGGATGTGATCGGCATGTCCGGTCTGCTGGTGAAGTCCACCGTCATCATGAAGGAGAACCTTCAGGAGCTGAACCAGCGCAAGATGGCCGCCGACTACCCCGTCATCCTGGGCGGCGCGGCACTGACCCGCGCCTATGTCGAACAGGACCTCCACGAAATCTACGAGGGCGAAGTCCGCTACGCCCGTGACGCGTTCGAGGGTCTGCGGCTGATGGATGCCCTGATCGCGGTCAAACGCGGTGTCCCGGGGGCTGTGCTGCCCGAACTGAAGCAGCGCCGGGTGGCCAGGCGTGATGCGCCGCTGCTTCAGGTCAGTGAGCCCGACGGTGGTGGCCGCTCGGATGTGGCGGTCGACAATCCGGTGCCCCTCCCGCCGTTCTGGGGAACGCGGGTGATCAAGGGTATCCAGCTGAAGGAGTATGCGTCCTGGCTGGATGAGGGCGCACTGTTCAAGGGCCAGTGGGGTCTCAAGCAGGCCCGTGCGGGCGGGCCGAGCTATGAAGACCTCGTCGAGAGCGAGGGCCGGCCGCGGCTGCGTGGCTTGCTGGACCAGCTCCACACCGGCAACATGCTGGAAGCAGCGGTCGTCTACGGCTACTTCCCCTGTGTGTCCAAGGGTGAGGATCTGATCCTGCTCAACGACGACGGCTCCGAGCGGACCCGTTTCTCCTTCCCGCGTCAGCGGCGCGGGCGCCGGCTCTGCCTGGCGGACTACTTCCGTCCCGAGGAATCAGGCGAGAGGGACGTGGTGGGCCTGCAGGTCGTCACCGTCGGCTCGAAGATCGGAGAGGCCACCGCCGAGCTCTTCGAGGCCGACGCCTACCGCGACTACCTCGAACTGCACGGCCTGTCCGTGCAGCTGGCCGAAGCCCTGGCCGAGTACTGGCACGCCCGGGTCCGCTCCGAGCTCGGCTTCGCCGGCGAGGACCCCGCCGACGTGGAGGACATGTTCGCCCTGAAGTACCGGGGCGCCCGTTTCTCCCTCGGATACGGAGCGTGTCCGGACCTGGAGGACCGCGCGAAGATCGCCGACCTGCTCCAGCCCGAACGGATCGGGGTCCAGCTCTCCGAGGAATTCCAGCTCCACCCCGAACAGTCCACCGACGCCATCGTCATCCACCACCCCGAAGCCAAGTACTTCAACGCACGTTAG
- a CDS encoding HAD family phosphatase: MTSTVPASLTRSAEGSALQAVFLDMDGTLVDTEGFWWDAEVEVFADLGHDLDESWRDVVVGGPMTRSAGYLIEATGADISLLELTVLLNDRFEDRISRGVPLMPGAARLLAELAAHNVPTALVSASHRRIIDRVLASLGPQHFALSVAGDEVPRTKPHPDPYLIAAQGLGAEPARCAVVEDTATGVAAAEAAGCRVVAVPSVAPIAPADGRVVVRSLEEVDLVFLRSLITAMN; the protein is encoded by the coding sequence ATGACCAGTACGGTCCCCGCGTCCTTGACCCGTTCGGCCGAAGGCTCTGCCCTGCAGGCGGTCTTTCTCGACATGGACGGCACCCTCGTGGACACCGAAGGATTCTGGTGGGACGCGGAGGTGGAGGTCTTCGCCGACCTCGGCCATGACCTCGACGAATCATGGCGGGACGTGGTGGTGGGCGGTCCCATGACGCGCAGTGCCGGCTATCTCATCGAGGCCACCGGCGCGGACATCTCGCTCTTGGAGCTGACCGTGCTGCTCAACGACCGGTTCGAGGACCGCATCAGCAGGGGTGTGCCGCTCATGCCGGGCGCCGCCCGGCTGCTCGCCGAGCTGGCCGCGCACAATGTGCCCACCGCACTGGTCTCCGCCTCCCACCGGCGCATCATCGACCGTGTCCTGGCCTCGCTGGGCCCCCAGCACTTCGCGCTGTCGGTGGCGGGCGACGAGGTGCCGCGTACGAAGCCGCACCCCGACCCGTATCTGATTGCGGCCCAGGGGCTCGGCGCCGAACCGGCGAGATGTGCGGTCGTCGAGGACACGGCGACCGGTGTCGCGGCCGCTGAGGCGGCGGGCTGCCGGGTGGTGGCGGTGCCCTCCGTGGCGCCGATCGCGCCCGCCGACGGCCGGGTGGTCGTCAGGTCGCTCGAAGAAGTCGACCTTGTTTTTCTACGCAGCCTGATCACCGCAATGAACTGA